From the genome of Suricata suricatta isolate VVHF042 chromosome 3, meerkat_22Aug2017_6uvM2_HiC, whole genome shotgun sequence, one region includes:
- the LOC115287551 gene encoding protein S100-A15A, with protein sequence MTDTPVEESLFQIIHCYHQYAAREGDVETLSLEELKALLMDNVPRFMESLGRKEPYYISELFRAADKNKDNQICFDEFLFILGRLVRDYHLHYRRQHCAGYCARHSLH encoded by the exons ATGACAGACACGCCAGTGGAGGAATCCCTCTTCCAAATCATCCACTGCTACCACCAGTATGCGGCCCGGGAGGGAGACGTGGAGACCCTGTCCCTGGAGGAGTTGAAGGCTCTGCTTATGGACAACGTACCCCGCTTCATGGAGAGCCTG GGCCGGAAGGAGCCCTACTACATCTCAGAGCTGTTCCGGGCTGCAGACAAGAACAAGGACAACCAGATCTGCTTCGATGAGTTCCTCTTCATCCTGGGCCGACTGGTGAGGGACTACCACCTGCACTACCGCCGGCAACACTGCGCTGGCTACTGCGCCCGGCACAGCCTCCACTAG